One region of Strongyloides ratti genome assembly S_ratti_ED321, chromosome : X genomic DNA includes:
- a CDS encoding Protein-methionine sulfoxide oxidase MICAL2, with protein sequence MANKCKDPRKESGFLKEFNNIKDSNLSCRIWKFVDTLRQIKLKKDYNQRPLKNKRILIVGAGPCGLRMAIETRLLGGHTILMEERNEFTRNNIVHLWDFVVSDLKKLGAKYIYPKFCNGEINHIAIRRLQIILIKVCLMLGVDFYDSVWFRDIVEPKPNIIRNHIMGYSALVFPEDHPIGGYEYDFIIGADGKRGALKDFTYTSNRLPLAIGITANFINFKTPSEEGVRQVGGIGRQYKRQYFEELETETGCSLENCIYYKDETHYFIMTATKKSLLNKRVLISDYEDRNSLLKSDNINRSELELFVITVANFITMGEIPLLQLVELPNKKKDCAIFDFSTHTSAVSSTLLYERDNFTMASIVIGDCLNEPFWPTGSGIGRGFMSCLDTAYFMKELTIGEKNILDIIKEKELLTHTLFRATPSDIKGQYLNYGLNPTTRYKQILDSEMMKEGKIKMTQILFETANVTKMSNFFNNRKSTSQYHKHYLRYSMVERLIKHILFGKNNIKSTIGIRKSIDLSMLYQLLKIVFPNDKRLFCESTISIKEIIFDVIEDKLNILPPQQPLKYGQLISYVGQIINLFLQNSPEYFLSYLDNIINTNTIKL encoded by the exons atggCAAACAAAT GCAAAGATCCTCGTAAAGAATCAGGATTTTTAAAAGA atttaataatataaaagatagtAATTTATCATGTAGAATCTGGAAATTTGTTGATACATTAagacaaataaaattaaaaaaagattataatcaaagaccattaaaaaataagagGATTTTAATAGTTGGAGCTGGTCCATGTGGACTACGAATGGCCATAGAAACTAGACTTTTAGGTGGACATACAATATTAATGGAAGAAAGAAATGAATTTAcaagaaataatattgtaCATTTATGGGATTTTGTTGTTtctgatttaaaaaaacttggtgcaaaatatatttatccaAAATTTTGTAATGGTGAAATTAATCATATTGCTATTAGAAgattacaaataatattaataaaagtatgtCTTATGCTTGGTGTTGATTTTTATGATAGTGTCTGGTTTCGTGATATAGTTGAACCAAAACCAAATATAATTAGAAATCATATAATGGGTTATAGTGCTTTAGTTTTTCCGGAAGATCATCCAATTGGTGGTTATGAGtatgattttattattggAGCTGATGGTAAAAGAGGAgcattaaaagattttaccTATACATCAAATCGTCTTCCACTTGCTATTGGTATAACagcaaattttattaattttaaaacaccATCTGAAGAAGGTGTCAGACAGGTTGGAGGAATTGGAAGACAATATAAAAGACAATATTTCGAAGAATTAGAAACAGAAACTGGATGTTCTTTagaaaattgtatatattataaagatgaaactcattattttataatgacagcaacaaaaaaatcattattaaataaaagagtTCTTATAAGTGATTATGAAGATAGaaattcattattaaaaagtgaCAATATAAATCGTAGTGAACTTGAACTTTTTGTAATAACTGTTgcaaattttataacaatggGTGAAATACCATTACTACAATTAGTTGAATTacctaataaaaaaaaagattgtgctatatttgatttttcaaCACATACATCAGCTGTATCATcaacattattatatgaaAGAGATAATTTTACTATGGCATCTATTGTTATTGGTGATTGTTTAAATGAACCATTTTGGCCAACTGGTAGTGGTATTGGTAGAGGATTTATGAGTTGTTTAGATACAGCATATTTTATGAAAGAACTTACAATTggtgaaaaaaatattttagatattataaaagaaaaagaattgTTAACACATACATTATTTCGTGCAACTCCATCTGATATTAAAggacaatatttaaattacgGATTAAATCCAACAACACgatataaacaaattttagaTAGTGAAATGATGAAAGAAGGTAAAATCAAAATGacacaaatattatttgaaacagcaaatgtaacaaaaatgtctaatttttttaataatcgcAAATCAACTAGTCAATACCATAAACATTATCTTAGATATTCAATGGTTGAACGTCTTATCAAGCATATTCTTtttggtaaaaataatataaaatctaCAATTGGTATTAGAAAAAGTATTGACTTATCAATGCTTTatcaacttttaaaaattgtttttcccaatgataaaagattattctgtgaatcaacaatatctataaaagaaataatatttgatgtTATTGaggataaattaaatattttaccacCACAACAACCACTTAAATATGGTCAATTGATTAGTTATGTGGGAcaaattatcaatttattcTTACAAAATTCAccagaatattttttatcgtatcttgataatattattaatacaaatactatcaagttataa
- a CDS encoding Mitogen-activated protein kinase kinase kinase 5 produces the protein MDHLNMLTSSDCNSIITSPNSFPTTIGGNNIMSTTNSSLSSSNNSINTTLSCNATLYQGITNNISATNLTGQNQTMTQISKTGHNNRKLQVVAVIDRKEPKFSKVIQIVCSEIQQVTELLHTNLEFIEFDRLDFRETSALDLFYNADIAVVDVTQPNQQPSLSYHIGVRESMGQTYNIIISNHSIAFNDRCVLDALKQNLAHTTYLGYVLNNDGETLDCIEKTAKNENITTKIDNELIYLRNSNTIIKTNKRSPFKERLTIALKNVQVEANAHAREKFLIDLRKVRDIENINDQVAFLDSMRQRLDHPDVLSVDTLHQYLLSYRDTENYIGMISLIDDLLKIGQHQIVDSQAVKFLYAFALNRRNKDGDRDKALKCVLEIVDNNSNNVFPDVICLAGRIHKDKFISSNYEDVENLEKAIEWYRKAFEISPLEHSGVNLATLLRAKGEQFDNNSEMQRIAVVLNSLLGRKGTLQTLTDYWDVATFFEVSVLAENYDKACQAALKMAMIKPPIWFLKSTMENIKLINRCAASISPIEKEKQTFLFWTEFFMEAIENTKPYENDIECLRVPVLIQEVNKQYTPSYLSINLKEGSVILFHVRENAPSTIKNTISRWQFSSSQIKAVSSSKRDDRSMYLYVHENSDDFNLVFPNAEICTKIIAMISHLDCDVDKVLPDVEESTHIEFEYERNNNNERILLGKGTYGKVFQARDLRTQCSIAVKEIEVKNDDEVQPLMEEIQLHSTLSHRNIVRYLGSKFVHDEATNSKVFLIFMEQVPGGSLSSLLRVKWGPLDKECLLVKYGSQILEGINYLHEQKIVHRDIKGDNVLVNTYSGVCKISDFGTCKRLAGINPVTDTFKGTSQYMAPEVINHGHRGYGAPADIWSFGCTMVEMATGKPPFQELGIPEAALFRVGQYKTHPIIPNLSEKAKKFIKICFNPNPQERPTAKALLQDPFIQQHLRNSRKTSNKKIQQQTQKPKDLYRSTSHLDGLNTSSIEEYTSPLATTEKFQEQRRSTSSCRLNSAKKNHAIKIKIKPDSSTSFPSLSSTNPSNDCTSSNSTLLNTQIQTKTMSPTFLSNNNILSQSSTKLNSSGTHQGIFFHNHLNTNGQSPNSNIESGGNSITLNKSPITTSPSVNDNSLSPYPITGLSYSDEHNSTNRFFLLQKDSERRVYLSDFMEKHDTEIIKKWRANLNVLSEGDTSPTVDENNEFFKNILLIICNYVKTKNLQELNENIAIIKEKYKLYDDTVTEISSILNNLQGALQKTIKNYDIKPHWIFNLDEVITNAIRTTLSTLYSHLQMECTSENCYPSQEKKRRLDSSHRHSTESHCYSPEVYIKNSGDDDSDRRFGFNEVSKLEAENGRLYAKLITLEKETSDFFKVLINNRETFLTKVKDIHPTDNGQEEHLLIQTKKEENIDNKSCYDNDTKILINWLHDLGCNEISIHRILMQNYTKSDLIQYVTREELLKIGVLGGCSCKIWREIVRLRNEPSCKTFL, from the exons ATGgatcatttaaatatgttaacATCTTCTGATTGTAATAGTATTATTACATCTCCAAATTCATTTCCAACGACGATAGGAggaaataatataatgtcCACAACAAATTCTTCCTTATCCAGTTCCAACAATAGCATTAATACGACATTAAGTTGTAATGCCACTTTATATCAGGGCATAACG aataataTATCTGCTACAAATTTAACTGGTCAAAATCAAACGATGACACAAATATCTAAAACTGGACATAATAATAGAAAACTTCAAGTTGTAGCTGTTATTGATAGAAAAGAACCAAAATTTTCTAAAGTTATACAAATAGTATGTTCCGAAATACAACAAGTAACAGAATTATTACATACAAATCTTGAGTTTATTGAATTTGATAGACTTGATTTTCGTGAGACAAGTGCTCTtgatcttttttataatgcGGATATAGCTGTTGTTGATGTTACACAACCAAATCAACAACCATCACTTTCTTATCATATTGGTGTACGTGAATCTATGGGACAgacatataatattataatatcaaatCATTCTATTGCATTTAATGATCGTTGTGTATTAGATGCATTAAAACAAAATCTTGCGCATACAACATATTTAGGTTATGTACTTAATAATGATGGTGAAACATTAGATTGTATTGAAAAAACAgcaaaaaatgaaaatataacaacaaaaatagataatgaattaatatatttaagaaattcaaatactataataaaaacaaataaacgATCACCATTTAAAGAAAGATTAACAATagcattaaaaaatgttcaGGTTGAAGCTAATGCACATGCaagagaaaaatttttaattgatctTCGAAAAGTACgtgatattgaaaatattaatgatcaGGTAGCATTTTTGGATAGTATGAGACAAAGACTAGATCATCCAGATGTATTATCTGTTGATACACTTCATCAATATCTTTTATCATATCG tgATACAGAAAATTATATAGGTATGATAAGTTTAATtgatgatttattaaaaattggaCAACATCAAATAGTTGACTCACAGGCtgtcaaatttttatatgctTTTGCTTTAAAtag aCGTAATAAAGATGGGGACCGAGATAAAGCATTAAAATGTGTCCTAGAAATTGTAGacaataatagtaataatgtTTTTCCGGATGTTATATGTCTTGCAGGAAGAATACacaaagataaatttatttcaagtAATTATGAAGATGTTGAAAATCTTGAAAAGGCAATTGAATGGTATAGAAAAGCTTTTGAAATATCACCATTGGAGCATTCTGGTGTTAATTTAGCTACACTTTTAAGAGCTAAAGGGGAacaatttgataataattctGAAATGCAAAGAATTGCTGttgttttaaatagtttattaGGAAGAAAAGGGACACTTCAAACATTAACTGACTATTGGGATGTTGCTACATTTTTTGAAGTTTCAGTATTAGCagaaaattatgataaagcATGTCAGGCAGCTTTAAAAATGGCTATGATTAAACCACCAATATGGTTTTTAAAATCAACAatggaaaatataaaattaataaataggTGTGCTGCATCAATAAGTCctattgaaaaagaaaagcaaacatttttattttggaCAGAATTTTTTATGGAAGCTATTGAAAATACAAAACCATATGAAAATGATATTGAATGTTTAAGAGTACCAGTATTGATACAAGAAGTAAATAAACAATACACACCTAGTTATCTTTCAATCAATTTAAAAGAAGGTTctgtaatattatttcatgTTCGTGAAAATGCTCCatcaacaataaaaaatactattagTCGATGGCAATTTTCATCATCACAAATAAAAGCTGTATCATCCTCAAAAAGAGATGATAGATCAATGTATTTATATGTTCATGAAAATTCTGATGATTTTAATTTAGTTTTTCCAAATGCAGAAATatgtacaaaaattattgctATGATTAGTCATTTAGATTGTGATGTTGATAAAGTATTACCAGATGTTGAAGAATCAACACATATAGAATTTGAATatgaaagaaataataataatgaaagaATATTACTTGGTAAAGGAACATATGGTAAAGTATTTCAAGCTCGTGATCTTCGAACACAATGTAGTATAGCTGTTAAAGAAATTGAagtaaaaaatgatgatgaaGTACAACCATTAATGGAAGAAATTCAATTACATTCAACATTATCACATCGTAATATAGTTAGATATCTTGGATCAAAGTTTGTTCATGATGAAGCAACAAATagtaaagtatttttaatatttatggaACAAGTTCCAGGTGGAAGTTTAAGTTCATTACTTCGTGTTAAATGGGGTCCATTAGATAAAGAATGtttattagtaaaatatGGTTCACAAATATTAGAAGGTATTAATTATCTTCATGAACAAAAAATTGTTCATCGTGATATTAAAGGTGATAATGTTCTTGTTAATACATATTCAGGTGTTTGTAAAATTTCTGATTTTGGTACTTGTAAACGATTAGCAGGTATTAATCCAGTTACTGATACATTTAAAGGTACTTCTCAATATATGGCACCAGAAGTTATTAATCATGGTCATCGTGGTTATGGTGCACCAGCAGATATATGGAGTTTTGGATGTACAATGGTTGAAATGGCAACTGGTAAACCACCATTTCAAGAATTAGGAATACCAGAAGCTGCTTTATTTAGAGTTGGACAATATAAAACTCATCCAATAATACCAAATTTAAGTGAAaaagcaaaaaaatttattaaaatatgttttaatcCAAATCCACAAGAACGTCCAACAGCAAAAGCTTTACTACAAGATCCATTTATTCAACAACATTTAAGAAATTCAAGAAAaacatcaaataaaaaaattcaacaaCAAACACAAAAACCAAAAGATCTCTATCGTTCAACTTCACATTTAGATGGTCTTAATACTTCAAGTATTGAAGAATATACATCACCTCTTGCTACAACTGAAAAATTTCAAGAACAACGTAGATCAACATCAAGTTGTCGTTTAAATTCCGCCAAAAAAAATCATgccataaaaataaaaattaaaccaGATTCAAGTACTTCTTTTCCTTCATTATCATCAACAAATCCTTCTAACGATTGTACATCTTCAAATTCTACTCTTTTAAATACACAAATACAAACGAAAACAATGTCACCTacttttttatctaataataatattttatctcaAAGTAgtacaaaattaaattctAGTGGTACTCATCAAGgaatttttttccataatcatttaaatacCAATGGTCAATCTCCAAATAGTAATATTGAAAGTGGAGGAAATTctataacattaaataaatcacCTATTACAACAAGTCCATCTGTCAATGATAATTCTCTTAGTCCTTATCCAATAACAGGATTATCATATAGTGATGAACATAATTCAACTAATAGATTCTTTTTACTTCAAAAAGATTCTGAAAGAAGAGTATATTTGTCTGATTTTATGGAAAAACATGATACAGAA attataaaaaaatggagagcaaatttaaatgttttatcagAAGGTGACACATCGCCAACAGTCgatgaaaataatgaattttttaaaaatatacttctaattatttgtaattatgttaaaacaaaaaatttacaagaattaaatgaaaatatagctataataaaagaaaaatataaattatatgatgATACAGTAACAGAAATTTCATCTATTCTTAATAATCTACAGGGAGCACTtcaaaaaacaataaaaaattatgatataaaaCCTCATTGGATATTTAATCTTGATGAGGTAATAACTAATGCTATAAGAACAACATTATCAACATTATATTCACATTTACAAATGGAATGTACCAGTGAAAATTGTTATCCATCACAAGAAAAGAAACGTAGGTTGGATAGTTCTCATAGACATTCAACAGAATCTCATTGTTATTCTCCAgaagtttatataaaaaattcagGTGATGATGATTCTGATAGACGTTTTGGTTTTAATGAAGTATCAAAATTAGAAGCTGAAAATGGAAGATTATATGCTAAACTTATTACACTTGAAAAGGAAACTtcagatttttttaaagttttaataaataatagagaaacatttttaacaaaagttAAAGATATTCATCCAACAGATAATGGTCAAGAggaacatttattaatacaaacaaaaaaagaagaaaatattgataataaatcttgttatgataatgatacaaaaatattaattaattggTTACATGATCTCGGATGTAATGAAATTTCAATTCATCGTATCCTAATGCAAAATTATACCAAATCTGATCTCATTCAATATGTTACAAGAGAAGAATTACTTAAAATTGGTGTTTTAGGTGGTTGTTCTTGTAAGATATGGCGCGAAATAGTACGACTTCGTAATGAACCATCTTGTAAAACTTTTCTGTAA